One region of Bactrocera neohumeralis isolate Rockhampton chromosome 5, APGP_CSIRO_Bneo_wtdbg2-racon-allhic-juicebox.fasta_v2, whole genome shotgun sequence genomic DNA includes:
- the LOC126759610 gene encoding jerky protein homolog-like has protein sequence MHTHFWNSITRDDINLNSNMAKRRAHKTLSLADKIKIIQEINRGQSGKLLADKYGVGTSTICDIKKNSENIRRFAENSDEKLLKQRKTLKTGEYEEFEQKLYAWFEEKRSRHQTISAGVLRQKAKSLYQKMYNNESFKASDGWFQKFKKRFSVRNLKICGESLSAKPDLVPAFQNELYNVIEAENLLDDQIYNADESGLFWKMFPDKTLVHFKEKSAPGTKMSKERITFLCCANKTGSHKLQIAVVGKSKNPRSFKKQRVIEYYSSKNAWMTTYIFTEWFFKSFIPQVKNYQTENNLPKKGLLILDNATCHGEPLASECGKYRIMFLPPNCTSIIQPMDQNVIRLTKLYYKKYRLCELVNSESDSTDIFLKQFSMYDACELLKRSWNRVSDSTLKSCWKNIHTQRWASEDNIPLSVLQQELPESDFSARFEESEEFRAITNLFRRNTDVELSEDEVLAWINDSGSSVVACSSSELVTEDEEAESNMIKRVKNREAVQALNISIDWAKQRGIDTDQILVLKEMRNKALEACVLNQKQTCITNFVKKTS, from the exons atgcatacacat ttcTGGAATAGCATTACACGCGACGACATCAATTTAAATTCCAATATGGCAAAAAGACGTGCACATAAAACATTATCACTAgctgataaaattaaaataatacaagaGATAAACCGCGGACAATCTGGAAAACTTTTAGCAGATAAATATGGTGTAGGAACTTCTACAATTTgtgacataaaaaaaaattccgaaaatattaGGAG ATTTGCTGAGAATTCtgatgaaaaacttttgaagcAGCGCAAGACACTCAAAACGGgtgagtacgaagagtttgAGCAAAAATTATATGCTTGGTTTGAAGAGAAGCGGTCACGACATCAAACCATTTCAGCGGGAGTTTTACGACAAAAGGCAAAATCACTTTATCAGAAAATGTATAACAATGAATCGTTTAAAGCTAGCGATGGATGGTTTCAAAAGTTTAAGAAACGATTTTCTGTgcgaaacttaaaaatatgcGGAGAGTCTTTATCTGCTAAACCAGATCTTGTTCCTGCTTTTCAAAATGAGCTCTACAATGTAATTGAAgctgaaaatttgttggacGACCAAATTTATAATGCTGATGAGTCTggacttttttggaaaatgtttcCAGACAAAACTTTAgtgcattttaaagaaaaatcagcTCCAGGCACCAAAATGAGCAAAGAGAGAATCACCTTCTTATGTTGTGCTAACAAGACTGGAAGTCACAAGCTACAGATTGCAGTGGTTGGTAAATCAAAAAACCCTCGGTCATTTAAAAAACAAAGGGTGATTGAATATTACTCATCAAAAAATGCATGGATGACAACATACATTTTTACTGAATGGTTTTTCAAATCGTTTATACCACAGGTAAAAAACTATCAGACTGAAAATAATTTGCCGAAAAAAGGTCTATTGATATTGGATAATGCAACATGTCATGGGGAGCCGTTGGCATCTGAATGTGGAAAATATAGAATTATGTTTCTCCCTCCAAATTGTACAAGCATTATCCAACCTATGGATCAAAATGTGATACGCCTGACtaaactttattacaaaaaataccgCTTGTGTGAATTGGTCAATTCTGAATCAGACAGTACtgacatttttttgaaacaattcaGTATGTACGACGCTTGTGAATTGCTTAAGCGATCTTGGAACAGGGTATCGGATTCCACTCTAAAGTCCTGTTGGAAAAACATTCATACCCAGAGATGGGCTTCAGAAGATAACATTCCATTGTCAGTCTTACAACAAGAACTACCGGAGAGTGACTTTTCGGCTCGTTTTGAAGAAAGTGAAGAATTTCGTGcaatcacaaatttatttcgcCGCAATACTGACGTGGAACTTTCTGAAGATGAAGTTCTTGCCTGGATTAATGACTCTGGCAGTAGTGTGGTTGCATGTAGTAGCTCAGAATTGGTTACAGAAGACGAAGAAGCAGAATCTAATATGATTAAGCGCGTTAAAAATCGTGAAGCTGTACAAgctttaaatataagtatagatTGGGCAAAGCAACGAGGCATAGACACTGATCAAATATTAGTACTCAAGGAAATGCGTAATAAAGCTTTAGAAGCATGTGTATTGAATCAGAAACAAACTTGCAtcacaaatttcgttaaaaaaacaTCATAA